One window of the Rhodococcus sovatensis genome contains the following:
- a CDS encoding GolD/DthD family dehydrogenase, whose protein sequence is MTAVPPPVDLSFDGLVAVVSGGASGIGAAIGAAYVAQGAEVVLVDRDGDAAASVAADIGARSVACDVANRTSVSRAVSSVIEDLGRVDVLVNSAGVARLGPAEDLSDEFWNLTMDVNLTGTFLMCQEFGRTMLARGSGRIINIASQAATVAISEHAAYCASKFGVLGLTKVLAAEWAGRGVTVNTISPTVVMTPLGREAWSNPKGDALRARIPVGRFAETDDVTNVAVFLASSGASMINGADVLVDGGYTIL, encoded by the coding sequence ATGACCGCAGTACCTCCGCCCGTAGATCTGTCGTTCGACGGATTGGTTGCCGTTGTCTCCGGTGGTGCATCGGGTATCGGCGCGGCGATCGGCGCGGCCTACGTCGCGCAGGGCGCCGAGGTGGTGCTCGTCGATCGTGACGGCGACGCGGCTGCGTCGGTCGCCGCAGACATCGGTGCGCGAAGCGTGGCGTGCGACGTCGCGAACCGCACGTCCGTCTCGCGGGCGGTCAGCTCGGTGATCGAGGACCTGGGCAGAGTGGACGTCCTGGTCAACTCTGCCGGGGTCGCTCGACTCGGCCCGGCGGAAGACCTGTCGGACGAGTTCTGGAACCTGACGATGGACGTCAACCTGACCGGCACGTTTCTGATGTGCCAGGAATTCGGCCGCACGATGCTCGCCCGAGGGTCCGGCCGAATCATCAACATCGCATCGCAAGCGGCCACCGTCGCCATCTCCGAACATGCCGCATACTGCGCGTCGAAGTTCGGCGTACTCGGCCTGACCAAGGTCCTGGCCGCCGAATGGGCGGGCAGAGGCGTCACCGTCAACACCATCTCCCCCACCGTTGTCATGACGCCACTCGGCCGCGAAGCGTGGTCCAACCCGAAGGGCGATGCGCTGCGCGCTCGTATCCCGGTCGGCCGGTTCGCCGAGACCGATGATGTCACCAATGTTGCTGTGTTCCTTGCATCTTCGGGCGCATCGATGATCAACGGTGCCGATGTTCTCGTAGACGGCGGATACACGATCCTCTAG
- a CDS encoding substrate-binding domain-containing protein, whose protein sequence is MKFASKMLTVAAAGLLTVGVTACGAGDTSAQDGKTRIGVTVYDMSSFITAGKEGMETYAAANNIELLWNSAGNDVSVQAGQVDSLINQGVDAIIVVPAQADSLAPQVQSAKDKGIPVIAVNAALETDQISGNVQPDDVAAGAQEMQMMADRLGGRGNIVILQGPLGGSGEINRGAGIDQVLANYPDIKVLAKDTANWKRDEAVNKAKNWLSSFGDQIDGVVAQNDDMGLGALQALKEAGRTDVPIVGIDGIEDGLNAVKSGEFIGTSLQNGTVELSAGLAVANKIAKGEEVDTDPVYVMPAITSENVDVAIEHVVTNRQEFLDGLVDLTAANLETGDIANEGIPGQ, encoded by the coding sequence ATGAAGTTTGCTTCCAAGATGCTGACCGTGGCGGCCGCAGGCCTGCTCACCGTCGGTGTCACCGCTTGCGGCGCAGGCGATACCAGCGCACAGGACGGCAAGACGCGCATCGGCGTCACCGTGTACGACATGAGCTCGTTCATCACCGCAGGCAAAGAAGGCATGGAGACCTACGCTGCGGCGAACAACATCGAACTGCTGTGGAACTCCGCCGGAAACGACGTGTCGGTCCAGGCCGGCCAGGTCGACTCTCTCATCAACCAGGGTGTCGATGCGATCATCGTCGTTCCTGCACAGGCTGATTCGCTCGCACCACAGGTACAGTCCGCGAAGGACAAGGGCATTCCCGTCATCGCTGTGAACGCGGCGCTCGAGACCGACCAGATTTCAGGGAACGTTCAGCCCGACGACGTCGCGGCAGGCGCGCAGGAAATGCAGATGATGGCGGACCGCCTCGGCGGTCGCGGCAACATCGTCATCCTGCAGGGCCCGCTCGGCGGATCAGGCGAAATCAACCGCGGCGCAGGCATCGACCAGGTACTTGCGAACTACCCGGACATCAAGGTCCTCGCCAAGGACACCGCCAACTGGAAGCGTGACGAAGCGGTCAACAAGGCCAAGAACTGGCTCTCCAGCTTCGGCGATCAGATCGACGGCGTCGTCGCGCAGAACGACGACATGGGCCTCGGCGCACTGCAGGCACTGAAGGAAGCCGGGCGCACCGACGTCCCGATCGTCGGCATCGACGGTATCGAGGACGGCCTGAACGCGGTCAAGAGCGGTGAGTTCATCGGCACGTCGCTGCAGAACGGAACCGTCGAACTCTCCGCCGGCCTCGCAGTGGCCAACAAGATCGCCAAGGGTGAAGAGGTCGACACCGATCCTGTCTACGTGATGCCCGCGATCACGTCCGAGAACGTCGATGTCGCCATCGAGCACGTCGTGACCAACCGTCAGGAATTCCTCGACGGACTCGTCGACCTGACGGCGGCGAACCTCGAAACGGGCGACATCGCCAACGAGGGAATCCCCGGACAGTAG
- a CDS encoding ABC transporter permease, with product MTAPVADPDEKTSVSATTGEPVRRFSSAWAGALALRYSMVIVMLLVIAYFSYRSARFGTVDNLQTILVAAAPFALIALGQTLVILTGGIDLSVGSVIAVSAMASAAVAKANPGQIWMTVLIAMAVGLAAGCINGFLVSRINVPPFIATLGMLTAGSGFAYVIGGGAPINGLPAEFGQIANTKIFGLQIPVLVMIIGIVVLAVVMKRTAYGMRVYAVGGNRTAAEIAGINAKNVLFSVYALSGLLAGLSGVMLASRVISGPPNLGQGYELDAIAAVVIGGASLMGGRGTIWGTALGLFMIQTLNNGLDLLVVPAYWQDVIKGVLIVAAVSVDVWSSKRRV from the coding sequence GTGACAGCACCCGTCGCTGATCCGGACGAGAAGACGTCCGTCTCGGCCACTACCGGAGAGCCGGTACGCCGGTTCTCCAGCGCCTGGGCGGGAGCCCTGGCATTGCGCTATTCGATGGTCATCGTGATGCTCCTGGTGATCGCGTACTTCTCCTACCGCAGTGCGCGTTTCGGCACCGTGGACAACTTGCAGACGATTCTCGTCGCTGCGGCCCCGTTTGCGCTCATCGCTCTCGGCCAGACCCTCGTCATCCTCACCGGCGGCATCGACCTCTCGGTCGGTAGCGTCATCGCAGTCTCGGCAATGGCATCGGCTGCAGTGGCGAAAGCGAACCCCGGTCAGATCTGGATGACGGTGCTCATCGCCATGGCCGTCGGACTCGCGGCAGGGTGCATCAACGGATTTCTGGTATCTCGCATCAATGTGCCACCTTTCATCGCAACTCTCGGTATGCTCACAGCCGGTTCAGGTTTCGCGTATGTGATCGGCGGCGGCGCTCCGATCAACGGCCTTCCGGCAGAGTTCGGCCAGATCGCCAACACCAAGATTTTCGGCCTTCAGATTCCGGTTCTCGTGATGATCATCGGCATCGTCGTGCTGGCCGTGGTGATGAAGCGAACCGCGTACGGCATGCGGGTCTACGCCGTGGGCGGCAATCGAACCGCAGCCGAGATCGCCGGAATCAACGCCAAGAACGTGCTGTTCAGTGTCTACGCTCTGTCCGGTCTGCTCGCAGGCCTGTCCGGGGTCATGCTGGCATCACGTGTCATCTCAGGCCCTCCCAATCTGGGCCAGGGATACGAACTCGACGCCATCGCCGCAGTCGTCATCGGCGGCGCAAGCCTGATGGGCGGGCGCGGCACCATCTGGGGTACTGCACTCGGCCTGTTCATGATTCAAACGCTCAACAACGGTCTGGACCTCCTCGTCGTTCCCGCCTACTGGCAGGACGTCATCAAAGGAGTTCTGATCGTCGCCGCAGTCTCGGTCGACGTCTGGTCGTCCAAACGAAGAGTCTGA